In Juglans regia cultivar Chandler chromosome 13, Walnut 2.0, whole genome shotgun sequence, the following proteins share a genomic window:
- the LOC109008677 gene encoding TORTIFOLIA1-like protein 4 — translation MSLNKRFSSSPPQPAGWTHDLKHRVITCLNKLSDRDTLAQATNELQSIARALSQDSFSPFLSCLHNTDASSKSPVRKQCVHLLTLLSHSHGNSLSPVLSKMISTVLRRLRDPDSAVRSACIDAVAAMSSQITKPPFSALFKPLMDAVTLEQDLNSQIGSSLCLAAAIEATPDPEVELLRKSLPRLGKLVKSEGFKAKAALLVLIGSVVGVGGASNRGVLDWLVPCVIDFLSSEDWAVRKAAAEALGKVAVLEKDIAADYKASCLNSLENRRFDKVKVVRETMNHTLESWKEVPCAPEEVSVSSSKSSSTDNSTGGCFHPISQIPNNDVFKTPKPKKTVPTNRSQPSASFVTSTNRDCHQKSNDRHSSADMFSKLDHKETSGCKIEVAVPNSSSSKLACEDGMRRSFVRNLESGEKENGGNSKPETKRMLFSKPCDEKVHKFGSLRSGSRVVPFQDDENHDLNAVVSDIVEEFHENNKDVEDLSLIREQLLQIEHQQFSLLELLQRFMGSSQSGINSLETRVHGLEVALEEISYDLAISSGRIPNIDSAENTCCKLPGAEFLSSKFWRRAEGRYSTSRFLSSDPESRRFQPENRIENVVKPLEDGHEDSRGNLRRYSNSKPNNIIQDVERVQVCNASRFNGASLSSFTAH, via the exons ATGTCTCTGAACAAACGGTTCTCTTCGAGTCCACCACAACCCGCCGGGTGGACTCACGATCTGAAGCACCGAGTAATCACCTGCCTCAACAAGCTCTCCGACCGAGACACCCTGGCACAGGCCACCAACGAGCTCCAGTCGATCGCCCGAGCCCTCAGCCAGGACTCCTTCTCTCCCTTCCTCAGCTGCCTTCACAACACCGACGCCTCTTCCAAGTCTCCGGTGCGCAAGCAATGCGTTCATCTCCTgactctcctctctcactcCCACGGTAACTCCCTGTCTCCCGTTCTCTCCAAAATGATCTCCACCGTCCTTCGACGTCTCCGTGACCCCGACTCCGCCGTGCGATCCGCCTGTATCGATGCGGTCGCGGCCATGTCCTCACAAATCACGAAGCCGCCATTCTCCGCGCTCTTTAAGCCATTGATGGACGCTGTCACTCTCGAACAGGACCTCAACTCGCAGATCGGGTCCTCTCTGTGCCTCGCCGCGGCGATTGAGGCCACACCGGACCCGGAGGTTGAGCTCTTGCGCAAGAGTTTGCCGAGGCTGGGGAAACTGGTGAAGAGCGAAGGGTTTAAGGCCAAGGCGGCGCTGTTGGTCCTCATCGGGAGTGTCGTTGGAGTCGGCGGGGCGTCGAATCGAGGAGTGTTGGACTGGTTGGTACCGTGTGTGATTGACTTCTTGAGTAGTGAGGATTGGGCGGTGCGGAAGGCCGCGGCGGAGGCGTTGGGAAAGGTGGCGGTGTTGGAGAAAGATATAGCTGCGGATTATAAGGCGTCCTGTTTAAATTCTTTGGAGAACCGGAGATTTGATAAG gTGAAGGTCGTACGGGAGACCATGAATCATACCTTGGAGTCGTGGAAGGAAGTTCCTTGTGCGCCTGAGGAGGTCTCTGTTTCATCTTCTAAATCATCTTCAACAG ATAACAGTACTGGCGGATGCTTCCATCCCATCTCCCAAATTCCAAATAATGACGTCTTTAAGACTCCAAAACCAAAGAAAACAGTCCCCACAAACAGGTCCCAGCCCTCTGCTAGTTTTGTGACCTCCACCAACAGAGACTGTCATCAGAAGAGTAATGACAGGCATTCAAGTGCAGACATGTTTTCTAAGCTGGATCACAAGGAAACCTCTGGTTGCAAAATTGAAGTTGCGGTCCCAAACTCTTCCTCGTCGAAGTTGGCTTGTGAAGATGGTATGAGGAGGAGTTTTGTCAGGAACTTGGAATCAGGAGAGAAAGAGAACGGTGGGAATTCCAAGCCAGAAACAAAGCGTATGCTCTTCAGCAAGCCCTGTGATGAAAAAGTGCATAAATTTGGTAGTTTAAGATCTGGGTCACGTGTGGTACCGTTTCAAGATGATGAGAACCATGACTTGAATGCTGTAGTCAGCGACATAGTTGAAGAGTTTCATGAGAATAATAAAGATGTTGAGGACCTTTCTTTAATCCGTGAACAACTTCTTCAAATTGAACACCAGCAATTCAGTTTGTTAGAACTTCTCCAG AGATTCATGGGAAGCTCTCAGAGTGGAATAAATTCTCTAGAGACACGTGTACATGGCCTAGAGGTGGCACTGGAGGAAATTTCGTATGATTTGGCAATATCTAGTGGAAGGATCCCAAACATTGACTCTGCAGAAAACACGTGTTGCAAGCTGCCTGGTGCAGAATTCTTGAGTTCCAAATTTTGGCGGAGAGCAGAAGGCCGGTATTCTACTTCAAGGTTCCTTTCTTCCGATCCAGAAAGTCGACGATTTCAACCCGAAAATA